A window of Quercus robur chromosome 12, dhQueRobu3.1, whole genome shotgun sequence genomic DNA:
ATTGTGAAAATGATAGCTTATGGTCTCATTAGAATGacgaaagaaaaaggaaaccaTACGAATTCTCTCATTATGTGCTAAAATGTAAAGAAATTTGGCTACTTGCTTTTCAAAAGAAGCATTACTAGTGTGTTTAAAACAGCCAGTTCCTCGAAGAATTTCACACAACTTAGTAAAGGCATAAGGCCACATTCAAATTATGTCTCGACATTTTTTACTACATCTAAGTTCGCTTAGTAGTTCTTGCCGAACGTTTTCTCTTTCCCCACTACTTTCAATAAGTACTCTATCCAAATAACGTGGACTACAATATATGCCCATCATCCATATTGCATGCACCACATGTACAAAAAGTTGcaaaattactacatcttaTCTTCTCTGCCAATCAATCAAAAGTTGCAAACCAAATTGGTTCAATTCATGAATGTGGGCCCAAAGGGCTTATTTTCCACCCCATTTTCTAtttctcttgttttctctcCTGAACCAAATAAGAGAAAACTCTATTTTCCACCATATTTTCCTCTCCTTCTTTTCCATCCTCCATGTTTtcatcccaaccaaacataccttAAAGGTGAGGATATTTGTGTAATTTACTACCCACCTCATCTTTTCTCCTTAGTTTTCCTCCTAAATTGGGAGGACAAAAAAATGTGGGCCCGAAGGGATTATTTTCCATCCTATTTTCTAtctctcttgttttctctcctaaaccaaataagagaaaattatattttccatcctattttcctctccttcttttccatcctccctatttttatcctaaccaaacataccctaaataAATATGAAACGGAGGAATAATAATCAACAAACATACAGTTGCTTGCAcgagaaggggaaaaaaagaaataaatattattttaattggagggagaataaaatatattatttgctCTAACATTTGAGCTCTAGATGGCTATGTACTGTAGCTGAgtagttaaattttttacatatatGATATACCACCACCAATGTAGCACACTTTTTACATattgtggtgctaaaaataacattttagcaTTTTGAAACCACCAATGTGGATGTTCATAGGGAAGAATATAACCGTATCTAAATTTTTAAGGATTTGATGTCCATGAATCTTAAATGTTTAGGAATATAACTCTACCTATGTCTTGTTTGATTATAAATCTAATAACATTTCCAAGAATGTGATTTCCATGGTTGGTTTATTGTTAGAAAATTTATTGGACTTATTTATTCTTCTTAATATATCTTTAGATTTATATACACAATGATAAGTTTGTTTccatataattcttttttaaatcttcctacaaataaataataagaaaagtaTAATAAGTTATAAATCAAGTATTATTCTGTTGTCGTCTAGCTCTCTTTAGAGCTTTTATTTCTCTCATATTTGTAGACAAGGTAATGCTTTAGCTGATGTCTTTGCCAAGAGAGTAAAGTTTTATTTTCCATTGTTGGTTTGGATGGAGTCTGTTCCACCAGAtgtttataattgttatttatCGGATTTTTCAACTATTGAATAAAGTGGCCTTTTTggcttgtttctcaaaaaaaaaaaaaaaaaatcaattttaaaaaatggtagTCTAATTTTTTTCGAATGACACCTACAATacccaatatatataaaaattaaaatcattatCTTCCCACGCTCAGTTCCATCCCAATCGCTAAACAAGTGCTGCTAGACAAATTTCACAAATGGCTCGCGGGCTTCAAATCAAACTTCTTCTCATGTATCGTAAGACTTACCACTAAAACATACTTTCTCAATGAaaagctagaaaaaaaaaacattttaaaaattctagTGGTAATAAACATACTTGATTTATAGATAAGGTCCTAGTTATTGCATAAGATTTCAATTTGACAATCTCAACATCACTTggcatttaatgttaattgcaTTTGTGCAATAAAGGTTGCCATATGCATGTTCTAATCTTGTATGTGTAAAAGTATATGGTTGTTAGTATGAATCAGACTTATTAGTCCAAATGGTATCTCTTCATGCACCGAGTGTACTGGGGTCCATGTGGTCAGGTCGAGCTGCAAGGGGCAGCGTATAAGTTTAGGGTTTTcaaccatttcaaaaaaaaagtgttgtgatATCACCCTTATTCCCTTACcaaccaaattattattaattttctaacaTCTACCCTTGTAATCAAATTGCAAGGACTTGAACCACGTAATTTGGTTTCATCCATTTTGGCCCATTATCATTCAGGCAAAAAAGAGCTTTATAAGTTGCCCTCTTGAGAATTGGTGAAGGCTCATGGGCCATTGTCCATGCGATCATAGGCTGGGCTCAAGACCAAAAAAGGGCATGGGCTCATCCGAGGCCTTCACAGCCCAAAGAGCCACGCCCAGGACAAAGAACCATTAtcatttcctttaaaaaaaaaaaaaaaaacacactataACACGTGCACTGTTCCACTTGCATCACTGCTGGCAAGATCATCATGATCCATTAATATCTATAaatgtcaattttcttttgtcgTCTAAAACCAACCACCTGATGATCTTTAgcacccaccaaaaaaaaaaaaaaaatcctgatcTTTCTCAGCTTGTCGAATATAATATACAAATTACAGAGTACaaaacaagttgcaaaaaaCCAAGTTAACACCAAAACACACACAGGTCTGACCAGCACCACCGTCTCGCAACCAAACCTAACCAATTTTCCTCTCATCCTCCGCCTCCTCCTCGTCATTAGGCTCAGCTCCTCTGAATCTGAATCTGATTCcctaattaaatttgacacTCAATCAACATCCTCTAACCATATCATaaaacccttcttttttttttttctttttttttttaaaatttcatatttaatataaaaagtaaaaacaccaACCCCACCAcctattttcattttctcaaaaaatatatattttttaataatagaaaaGATACATTGATTCTCTTTCTTTCAGACCCTCACAAGGCCACAACTTTAAAAtgcttttctcttctctctcttctgcTCCAGAACTTGACTttaaagttctctctctcttttttgtttaaaaatagagattgatttttaaataaatttttgtcTGTGGGTCCGTACGATTTGATTGACAATATCTATCATTAGGGTTATCATAATAAAATCATCGTCAATGGAGATGAGGAaattgggtttgtgtttgggAACGAGGATCCTGGTGATTTTGGCGGTGTGGGTAAGGCTAACGTGCGCCGCCGATGATTTTTCTAGTTCCAGTACTAGTTCTAGTCCTAGGGCTTTGTTATTTTGTGCTAAGGAGTCCGTTGCCGATTCGATCCTAGGGTTTCGGGATTCCAATTGCCCCTTGTACGCTGATGTTCGATCCCTTGGTTCCGTTGCTGTTACCGAGGTACGTGTTTCTGCAATTTTTCCATTTCATTTTCTCTTAGGTTAATTTTGTTTGGGGGAGGAAATGAAATGTTTGGTGAATTTTTAGCATCTGAtgtgttttgtttgtgttatttaggatttttttttttttttttttaggttgtaATATTGATGAAATTCATGATTAGATTATATCTTTGTTAGGATGTGGATTTGGAATGATTAGATTTAAGAtgttattttcaaattcataacatcACAAGTCTTCAAAACTTGAATCCTTTGTGTGTTGTTTAATTCATATGTTACAATTTATACTAGGAAGTGAATTTTAAACACTTTCTAGAGTTTGGGATTTTAAAGTCAACAGCTCGGCCAGGAGTATTGGAAAATTCTGGGAATTTTATTGTGCTATTGGCAGTTGAAAATTTGTAATATGCTTCGGAAAAATTTTATAGTGCTATTGATCTTGCACTTTGTAGACATTGCTTCGGAAAGAATAAATTTACCAGCTCTTCAGTGGTTATTGTTGAATATAGTTTCATAAGGCTTAAATATTATTCCAACTTAAATAAATTGGATAGGTGACTGAGTAGATATTGGCTTGTGTCATGTAACAACTTTATTCCAAGTAATAGAAAGGATAACAATTGTTGCATTGTAAGTTTGCTCATGCTCTGTGGAGTGAAGtttttctgatgtttggggtTCAATGGGTGATGCCGAATACAGTTGCTTCTCTTCTATTTGCATGGAGCAATTGTTTGgggaatttttcttcaaatgttCGGAATATGATACCGGTTTGTTTTATGTGGTTAATCTGGAGGGAACGTAATTTGTGTATGtttgaagatattgagagaCCGGTAGATCTTGTGAAGTCTTTGCTTGTTGGGACTCTTTTTGAGTGGTCTCGTATTTGGGGTTTTACACATTGTACTTCCATGTCTGACTTCTTAATTTCTGTTAGCTATTCgctttgatttgtttgtattcATTTCAAGTGCAGTGGGTTTACTATAGTAAACACCATGTACTTTTctaatcaataaaatttctattacctataaaaaaaaggataaacaaTGATTAATCGATTATTACTTTAAAGGTGGCAACATGCCCGATAGGGATAATGCTTATcgttgttatgttttttttatatgtcaCTGCTGACATGGTAAATATATGGATCCTAACAATAGTACatgatcttttctttcttttatatatttgtttataagaTTAACAACAGTGCATGATCAAATTGAGAAGTTGCTTTGCTTTTGTAAGTCTTTTAGTATAATTCTGAAGGATATTTTATACTTTGCTATTGTGAAGGGAGATGAGGTTTCGCTTCAAAGGGCACTAAATATAGTTCACATGAACAGTCATGAATATGTAGCTGTGCTGTTCTATGCATCATGGTGCCCTTTCTCCAGGACTTTTAGACCAAGCTTTTCTATCCTGTCTTCTTTGTATCCCTCCATCCCCCATTTCGCAATTGAAGAATCAGCCGTCAGGCCAAGGTTTGTATATCACTAATTTTCCTTAAGGTTTGCTTATTGTGATTTTATCATATTGAAAGTTGACAATGACATTGGTTGAGTTCCTGCAGCATCCTTTCGAAGTATGGAGTTCATGGGTTTCctaccctttttcttttgaactcCACAATGCGTGTTCGTTATCATGGCTCCCGGACATTCGGTTCTCTAGTTGCTTTCTATAGTGACGTGACTGGTAAGGCATTTAATTTTGCTTATTTGCTGTGGCCTTCTGTTTTGAATTCCCATCTCAAACAGTCTCTGTCTACAATGAATTAATACAGCTAGTTGTAGATTAGAACCCTTTATAATGTTGTTAAAATTGTGCTTAGACATGCTTAAAATGTGATGTTTTAAGCTTTCTATGAGTAAAATTATTATCATATTTTCCATTGATTATTGTTTCCAAATttactatataaaaattttaagaaattcaaATAACTGATGTTACATTCGAATTTACAAGCTTCTTACAAATGTAGTGCTATTGCACTATCCATTTGAGTtgatagaaaaaatatattacaactttgagtttatttacttttttcaaCTATTTGTCATGAATCTTTTTATGAGAGTcattatacattatatttgAAGAACGTGTTTTCACTTCAATTAGGCGTGCACTTGTGTTTTATGCCTAGGCTCCAAATTCCAAAGGCCTTTATGCTTAAGTGTGATTGATGCTTTTACCTACACTGGGTCCAAGCAAAAAATAGGCCTATTCAAATTTTAGTCAAAAGCTGGCCAAACATGAGAACTAGAACCAGTTTTGATcagttttctttaaaatttagattacttccacacaaaacaaaaaggtgcattacatgcatttttTCAACTAATAACAAATGGAATAAGCTATTATTTAACTTAAGAATGCTAGGCCCATTAAAAGTTAGCCCATGGCCCCATGCATTCAATGCTCAAATACTTAAAGGAGTTTGCCATTTATAAAGGAAAAGGTATGACAGCTTCTGTTATTTTCCTTTGTGTGACttataactttttgttaaacCTCTCCattgagccaaaaaaaaaaaaaaaatcccccatATTGATAGAGAAAGAATCATGgcatcttcttcattctttcaaTATAGGAGTTGCAATACTTCcttttaaaacattttctattcatgtttttcaatgtgggacttgcATATTATTTAATTACTTATGACATCATCTGGTTTAACTCCAATCCAATCTTAagaccttgaacctctcccttttctGGTCCTTTTAATGGTCCAAGTTTGGTTATTGAAGGGTTTTTTAAATTCCTCATTTGCAAATTAATTATTACTTATATGTCCTTGAACTTAATTGGGGATTTTTGAATTGTTagttgtggtgtttttttttttt
This region includes:
- the LOC126710452 gene encoding 5'-adenylylsulfate reductase-like 4, which produces MEMRKLGLCLGTRILVILAVWVRLTCAADDFSSSSTSSSPRALLFCAKESVADSILGFRDSNCPLYADVRSLGSVAVTEGDEVSLQRALNIVHMNSHEYVAVLFYASWCPFSRTFRPSFSILSSLYPSIPHFAIEESAVRPSILSKYGVHGFPTLFLLNSTMRVRYHGSRTFGSLVAFYSDVTGIKTVSLDQVSLDKVGRPSNNETHDNSEQESCPFSWARSPEKLFRQETYLALATAFVLLRLIYFIFPTLLFCAQYTWRKHIQNVKLGSLWEHPSAYLKRAIHLFNSLKEPCKRSNLQEGAMNARAWASKSLATVSIGDASTSRDLPGS